The Syntrophorhabdaceae bacterium genome includes the window GCGTCGCTGTGAAAGGTCACATTTTTAGCTTTTGCAATCCTGCCTATTTCAGCGATGGGCTCAACGGTCCCTATCTCATTGTTGGCATGCATGACTGTGATGAGGATCGTCTGGTCAGTGATTGCCTTTTCCACTGCCCCCGGATCGACAAGGCCGTACTTATCAACGGGGATCAGGGTTACCTGGTAGCCCATCCTCATGAGCATCCTGAGCGTTCTTGCCACTGACTGGTGCTCGATGTTCGTGCTGATGATATGTTTGCCTTTTTTTGCCCTTGCGAAGGCAACGCCCTTGATAGCGTGGTTGATCGACTCCGTCCCTCCGGAGGTGAAGACGATCTCCGAATCTTTTGCATTGATAAGCCCGGCAACCTTGGCGCGTGCATCTTCCAACACCTCTGAGGCGCTGTCCCCTATGCGGTGCTGGCTTAAAGGGTTGCCGAATCCATCCTTTTGTATGTAATCGATAAGTGCCTCTTTTACCTCCGGGTGGAGATGTGTGGCAGAGATGTTATCAAAGTAGGTTATGTCCATAGTGGTTTACTCCTCTCCTGTGCTCAGTATTATTAATGCTCTATTGTCGGTTTTCCGCACTTTGTGCAGAAAGGGGACTGTTTAGGCAATTCGGTGTCGCAGTACGGACAATAGCATTTGTCCTTTTTGGCCCTTTCACCGATGAATTCGACCTTTTCGTCCTTCTTTTCTGTTTTGCCTTCCTTGCGCTCGTAATAATTCATAATCGCCTTGTGGAGGGCATCGGCGCCAAGGTTTGAACAGTGGAGCTTGTTCTTAGGGAGCCCGCCCAGTTCATGTGCCACGGAATCGTTGGTGATCTTCATCGCCTCGTCAAGTGTTTTACCCTTTGCCATTTCCGTAACCATGCTTGATACTGCTATGGCAGCGCCGCAGCCGTAGGTCTCAAATTTAATGTCATCAATGCGGTTATCCTTTACCTTGATGGCGATGGTCATCATATCGCCACATACTGGGTTGCCGACCTCGCCAACACCGTCGGCGCTTTCTATCTTACCGACATTTTTGGGATTTTTAAAATGTTC containing:
- a CDS encoding aminotransferase class V-fold PLP-dependent enzyme; protein product: MDITYFDNISATHLHPEVKEALIDYIQKDGFGNPLSQHRIGDSASEVLEDARAKVAGLINAKDSEIVFTSGGTESINHAIKGVAFARAKKGKHIISTNIEHQSVARTLRMLMRMGYQVTLIPVDKYGLVDPGAVEKAITDQTILITVMHANNEIGTVEPIAEIGRIAKAKNVTFHSDA